Proteins encoded together in one Psychrobacter sp. 28M-43 window:
- a CDS encoding DNA primase: MSIPNHILEQLNSQADLISIIGKHTTLKRAGSEYKGCCPFHGEKSPSFYVNPQKNIYHCFGCSVGGNAISFLRDYENLTFIEAVNELSKQTGIEVPKEEQQNVSYQRRAPKPIAPPPVHNVPKPTVEHSKVNQDGANKDNNHQDNVAQSDQNYIDQPSYDDNQGYENFPPLEAYDSASYSMDSYSSEPYLPNHADDSGYPPAWLTDTDTSTGMQDTHGIDQINDKDGNLYELLEQIQQFYQHNLTTHPHAKHYFLSRGITEDIFETFGLGYAPFGWQHLEHQFPQDIEGLKALGLVRQSESGRDYDLLRDRVIFPIRDNQGRTIGFGGRALDDEVKPKYINSSDSPVFHKQHVLYGYYESRQQRADSWLVVEGYMDVIALYQAGIYGAIASMGTAINESQISRLLTLNPTLTLSFDGDSAGQKAAWRTLEVALPVLADDKELRFLTLPNNHDPDTFIKSQGSDAMREQIANAMPLSQYIFAYLSERYDMSLAEGKAKLMSQVRSLTTALPKGSSFRYLLNNDVYQKLGGKRSQNVEAKDALLDFDGDMTISQQLQLCFLFQPRALIDDPIESIWQQSGINGLHLPAHIKQKASPDTLRPLAWEDLQDAALLDIVSTIKRCLNYLPKDVNAAAHFILSNVKPATQDMLSRNWGGFYKALTARNILGLDGLIEELVSQLLERNMKKKIQELIQNPDHIKLAIVRKQTQLLNDWLRAQQAEQSAQMVTVQS; the protein is encoded by the coding sequence ATGAGCATTCCTAACCATATTCTTGAACAACTAAATAGCCAAGCTGACCTGATCAGCATCATTGGTAAACACACCACGCTTAAACGGGCTGGTAGTGAATATAAAGGCTGCTGTCCTTTTCACGGTGAAAAATCGCCTTCTTTTTATGTCAATCCACAAAAAAACATCTATCACTGCTTCGGCTGTAGCGTCGGTGGCAATGCCATCAGTTTTTTGCGTGATTATGAGAATTTGACATTCATTGAAGCGGTCAATGAACTATCAAAACAAACAGGCATTGAAGTGCCGAAAGAAGAGCAGCAAAACGTTAGTTATCAACGTCGCGCACCCAAACCTATTGCACCGCCGCCTGTGCACAATGTACCTAAACCAACTGTAGAACATAGCAAAGTAAATCAAGATGGTGCAAATAAAGACAACAACCATCAAGACAATGTTGCCCAAAGTGACCAAAATTACATAGATCAGCCTAGTTACGATGACAATCAGGGCTATGAGAATTTTCCACCCTTAGAAGCGTATGATTCAGCGTCCTATTCGATGGACTCGTATTCCTCAGAGCCGTATTTGCCAAACCATGCAGACGATAGTGGCTATCCGCCAGCATGGTTGACAGATACCGATACTAGCACTGGTATGCAGGACACTCATGGTATTGACCAAATCAATGATAAAGATGGCAATCTATATGAGCTGCTAGAGCAAATCCAACAGTTCTATCAGCACAATCTGACCACGCATCCCCATGCCAAGCACTACTTTTTATCACGCGGTATCACCGAAGACATCTTTGAAACCTTTGGTCTGGGCTATGCACCATTTGGTTGGCAGCATCTTGAGCATCAATTTCCGCAGGATATTGAGGGTCTAAAAGCCTTAGGATTGGTACGTCAGTCAGAGTCTGGCCGCGACTACGATCTATTGCGCGACCGAGTCATCTTCCCAATTCGCGACAATCAAGGCCGCACCATTGGTTTTGGTGGTCGAGCGCTTGATGACGAAGTAAAGCCTAAATATATCAACTCCTCAGACTCGCCCGTCTTTCATAAGCAGCATGTACTATACGGCTATTATGAATCACGTCAGCAGCGTGCAGATAGCTGGCTGGTGGTCGAAGGCTATATGGATGTGATTGCCCTGTATCAAGCGGGTATCTATGGGGCAATCGCCTCGATGGGTACAGCGATTAATGAAAGCCAAATATCGCGTCTACTGACACTCAATCCAACGCTTACTTTAAGCTTTGATGGAGATAGTGCAGGACAAAAAGCCGCTTGGCGTACACTTGAAGTTGCCCTGCCTGTATTGGCCGATGATAAAGAGCTGCGGTTTTTAACCCTGCCTAACAATCATGATCCTGATACTTTTATTAAGAGTCAGGGCAGCGATGCCATGCGTGAGCAAATCGCTAATGCCATGCCGCTATCACAGTATATTTTTGCGTATTTGAGTGAACGTTATGACATGAGTCTGGCTGAAGGCAAAGCCAAGCTCATGTCCCAAGTACGCTCGTTGACGACTGCCTTACCTAAAGGCAGTAGCTTTCGCTATTTGCTTAACAATGATGTTTATCAAAAGCTTGGCGGTAAACGCAGTCAGAATGTCGAGGCCAAAGATGCGCTGTTAGATTTTGATGGTGATATGACCATCAGTCAGCAATTGCAGCTTTGCTTTTTGTTTCAGCCTCGCGCGTTAATCGACGACCCTATTGAGTCGATTTGGCAACAGTCAGGGATTAATGGCTTACACCTACCTGCCCACATTAAACAAAAAGCATCGCCTGATACTCTGCGTCCTCTTGCCTGGGAAGACTTGCAAGATGCTGCTCTGCTAGACATCGTAAGTACTATCAAGCGCTGTCTTAATTACCTACCAAAAGATGTCAATGCAGCGGCGCATTTTATCTTATCGAACGTAAAGCCTGCGACCCAAGACATGCTCAGCCGTAATTGGGGCGGCTTCTATAAAGCGCTAACAGCACGCAATATTTTGGGGCTTGATGGCCTAATCGAAGAGCTAGTCAGTCAGCTGCTTGAGCGCAACATGAAGAAAAAAATACAAGAGCTGATACAGAACCCAGATCATATTAAGCTTGCGATCGTCCGCAAACAAACCCAATTATTGAATGATTGGCTACGGGCACAGCAGGCAGAGCAATCGGCACAGATGGTCACTGTGCAGTCTTAA
- a CDS encoding ArsR/SmtB family transcription factor, which yields MNTENIISALNNPMRRQIIKWLKDRSNFPASLPEHANLDGVCVSYIQEKAGLSQSTISNYMGVLKKAGLVTSERHGQWTFYQRHEANIEAFLNEVEKELLKL from the coding sequence ATGAATACAGAAAACATAATATCTGCACTTAACAACCCCATGCGTCGTCAAATCATAAAGTGGTTGAAGGACAGGTCGAACTTTCCAGCGTCATTACCAGAGCATGCTAATTTGGATGGTGTATGCGTCAGCTACATCCAAGAAAAAGCTGGATTGTCGCAATCAACCATTTCAAATTATATGGGTGTGTTAAAAAAAGCAGGATTGGTTACGTCCGAACGCCATGGACAATGGACGTTTTATCAGCGTCATGAAGCTAACATCGAAGCATTTCTCAATGAAGTTGAAAAAGAGCTGTTGAAGCTTTAA
- a CDS encoding outer membrane protein assembly factor BamD, with product MQAVGNTFIKLSSITLLALSVNLVGCQTFKNLTGAKDGEAVETAEKSEQGYYNEAVNQIDKGHYIQGIEELTNLRTFYPTGQYAEQALLDMMYAQYEGDKYEMAAASAEQFIRLYPSNPQVSYAYYVRGVANMEGSSESLKLFKLNQAERDTAYLRIAFANFQELINKYPNSPYAPDAAQRMTFIYNQFAESEMSAANWYIEREAYVAAVNRAKWVFQYYPLSESTPDALAVLAYSHEKLGLNDLANEYKTLLQINYPEMLTSNGSVKLSTKRDRTWLNKITFGKLGRSNTTDKSVASGEYNGATKTQMIRNAAQLRLAGTNTTPANTPVANNAAARNGISVGLGLPEASAERVTSQSSTGSTAREANVDPLNTNPTRRTTLNDDSVSDMDNN from the coding sequence ATGCAAGCTGTTGGCAATACGTTTATCAAACTGTCCTCAATAACCTTACTGGCGCTTAGCGTCAATCTAGTGGGTTGCCAGACTTTCAAAAATCTAACTGGCGCCAAAGATGGTGAGGCAGTAGAAACAGCTGAAAAGTCAGAGCAAGGATATTATAACGAGGCCGTCAATCAGATTGACAAAGGTCACTATATCCAAGGTATCGAAGAGCTGACCAATCTGCGCACATTCTATCCAACCGGACAGTACGCTGAGCAAGCCTTGCTTGACATGATGTATGCACAATACGAAGGTGACAAGTATGAGATGGCGGCAGCAAGTGCTGAGCAGTTTATCCGTCTCTACCCGTCTAACCCACAAGTCAGCTACGCCTACTATGTGCGCGGCGTTGCCAATATGGAAGGTTCATCTGAGAGCCTAAAGCTCTTTAAACTGAACCAAGCTGAGCGTGATACCGCGTATTTGCGTATTGCCTTTGCCAACTTCCAAGAGCTTATCAATAAATATCCAAACAGCCCATATGCACCAGATGCCGCTCAGCGTATGACGTTCATCTATAACCAGTTTGCTGAGAGCGAAATGAGCGCAGCCAATTGGTATATCGAGCGTGAAGCTTATGTAGCAGCGGTCAACCGTGCCAAATGGGTGTTCCAGTACTACCCGCTGAGTGAGTCAACCCCAGATGCTCTTGCGGTACTAGCTTATAGCCATGAAAAACTTGGTCTAAACGATTTGGCCAATGAGTACAAAACGCTGTTGCAGATCAACTATCCAGAAATGCTAACCAGCAACGGTAGTGTGAAATTAAGCACCAAGCGTGACCGTACTTGGCTCAATAAGATTACCTTTGGTAAGCTTGGTCGTTCGAACACAACTGACAAATCAGTCGCATCTGGCGAGTATAACGGCGCAACTAAGACACAAATGATTCGTAATGCAGCCCAGTTGAGACTAGCAGGGACTAACACGACGCCTGCCAATACTCCAGTCGCCAATAATGCTGCTGCACGTAATGGTATTAGCGTAGGCTTAGGTCTGCCTGAAGCATCAGCTGAGCGCGTGACCAGCCAATCAAGTACTGGCTCGACTGCAAGAGAAGCCAACGTCGATCCACTAAATACCAATCCAACACGCCGCACTACGCTAAATGACGACAGTGTGAGTGATATGGATAATAATTGA
- a CDS encoding DUF2798 domain-containing protein, which yields MPANTETLLIDGSKSGGAKNDGTKKTPLLYKVLLILALMTVIGGLLTGVMTYMNIGYSDTFFIDWSRALLAAYAIMPIGFLLMGLVTKFINYKLPNTKAYKRNLITGVLMACIMESMLAFSTASKTIGFANRTAFLNGWLEGFLVALPVGLTLMVIISMTIKPKIEAFLKS from the coding sequence ATGCCGGCAAATACCGAGACCCTGCTCATTGATGGCTCTAAAAGTGGTGGCGCTAAGAATGATGGCACTAAAAAGACACCGTTGCTCTACAAAGTGTTGTTAATACTTGCCTTAATGACTGTCATAGGTGGTCTCTTAACAGGTGTGATGACCTATATGAATATCGGATATTCCGATACATTTTTTATAGACTGGTCTAGAGCGCTACTGGCGGCGTATGCGATCATGCCGATTGGCTTCTTACTGATGGGTCTAGTCACAAAATTTATTAATTATAAGCTACCTAATACCAAAGCGTACAAGCGAAATCTCATCACAGGTGTATTGATGGCTTGTATCATGGAGTCTATGTTGGCCTTTAGTACTGCCTCAAAGACGATTGGTTTTGCCAATCGAACAGCATTTTTGAACGGTTGGTTAGAAGGGTTTCTAGTTGCATTACCAGTAGGATTGACGTTAATGGTCATCATTTCTATGACTATTAAACCAAAAATTGAGGCATTTCTAAAAAGTTAA
- a CDS encoding siderophore-interacting protein produces MNNTINQKPVREIMTVAHKQMITPHYLRIYLTGQADTIANIATMTVGANNKMLIPVDKAQPIDLNDNTTFVVRTYTHRGADVAKQQIWIDFVAHGDEAPASGWATHAEVGDEVGILMKPKTKALCPDADNFLLIGDATAIPVLGSILETLPASATGQCIIEVHGTEDEQELPTAANITMTWLHNPDPTQGSQLIDTVKSLDLPTAEQSRFAYIASEFSSVKALRHYLKVEQQWSKDELYAFSYWKAGVAEDQSVSDRQAEKNTD; encoded by the coding sequence ATGAATAACACAATAAATCAAAAACCAGTACGCGAAATCATGACCGTTGCTCACAAGCAAATGATTACTCCGCACTACCTCCGTATATACCTCACAGGACAAGCAGATACTATTGCCAATATCGCGACCATGACAGTCGGCGCAAATAACAAAATGCTTATCCCTGTCGATAAAGCTCAACCAATTGATCTAAATGACAATACTACATTCGTTGTCCGCACTTATACTCACCGCGGCGCTGATGTAGCAAAACAACAGATCTGGATTGATTTTGTTGCTCATGGTGATGAGGCGCCTGCTTCAGGCTGGGCCACTCATGCTGAGGTTGGCGACGAGGTTGGTATCTTAATGAAGCCTAAAACCAAAGCGCTTTGTCCCGATGCAGATAATTTTCTACTGATTGGCGATGCCACAGCGATACCAGTGCTCGGCTCAATACTAGAAACCTTGCCTGCCAGTGCGACTGGTCAATGCATCATCGAAGTGCACGGTACAGAAGATGAGCAAGAATTGCCGACAGCAGCCAATATCACCATGACATGGTTACATAACCCAGATCCAACGCAAGGCAGTCAATTAATCGACACAGTAAAATCTCTCGATTTGCCAACTGCAGAGCAGAGCCGTTTTGCTTATATCGCTAGCGAATTCTCATCTGTCAAAGCCCTACGTCATTACCTAAAAGTCGAGCAACAGTGGTCTAAGGATGAGCTATATGCCTTTTCTTACTGGAAAGCAGGTGTTGCAGAAGACCAATCTGTAAGCGATCGACAGGCAGAAAAAAACACCGACTAA
- a CDS encoding bestrophin family protein — MIVRQTPNALKIFFTLRGSIIPKIYPQILLITILSTLITIIQHWLPDSFPYYGMATFTLLGIALSLFLGFRNNASYQRWWEARGLWGQLVYDSRSLTRQVLSFIDEDDATGTEDGEDNNATGRDTQRTMVYLTIAFAHAVRHRLRGTPPWADIEPFVAAIHHDRIRQAKNVPDYIMRLMGKQLGDIRRQGLVSEQVIQNMDERLTSMTIVLAACERIHNTPLPFAYMLLVHRTTYLYCIMLPFGLVASLGWATPLICAVIAYTFFGLDALSEELEEPFGLAANQLPLTALSRTIEINLREALGETDIPPDITPINGYLQ, encoded by the coding sequence ATGATTGTCCGGCAAACGCCAAATGCCCTTAAGATATTTTTCACCCTGCGTGGATCAATCATTCCAAAAATCTATCCGCAAATTTTGCTGATTACTATTCTTAGTACGCTCATCACGATTATCCAGCACTGGCTTCCTGACTCGTTTCCCTATTATGGTATGGCAACGTTTACCTTACTCGGGATTGCTTTATCGTTGTTTCTTGGGTTTCGGAACAATGCCAGTTATCAACGTTGGTGGGAAGCACGCGGACTATGGGGTCAGCTAGTATATGATTCTCGTAGCTTAACGCGCCAAGTACTGTCTTTTATAGATGAGGACGATGCGACTGGTACAGAGGATGGCGAGGATAACAATGCGACTGGGCGCGATACTCAGCGAACGATGGTATATCTGACTATTGCGTTTGCCCATGCGGTGCGTCATCGATTGCGTGGTACGCCACCTTGGGCGGATATCGAGCCTTTTGTCGCAGCGATACATCATGACCGTATACGCCAAGCGAAAAATGTACCTGATTATATAATGCGCCTGATGGGTAAGCAGCTTGGCGATATTCGGCGTCAAGGACTGGTATCGGAACAAGTCATACAAAACATGGACGAGCGCCTGACCTCTATGACAATTGTACTGGCAGCTTGCGAGCGCATTCATAATACGCCACTGCCATTTGCTTACATGCTGCTGGTACATCGCACCACCTATTTGTACTGCATTATGTTGCCTTTTGGCTTGGTGGCATCACTCGGTTGGGCGACCCCGTTGATTTGTGCGGTGATTGCTTATACCTTTTTTGGTTTGGATGCGCTTAGTGAAGAGCTAGAAGAGCCTTTTGGCTTGGCCGCTAATCAATTACCTTTGACTGCCTTGTCACGCACTATTGAGATTAACCTGCGAGAAGCATTGGGAGAGACGGATATTCCGCCTGATATCACTCCTATCAATGGCTATTTGCAGTAA
- a CDS encoding YbeD family protein: MVGKKTDIQNPELWEFPMNYPLSIIGHEGERESLLNEVKLILGSQFPDFDLASIEVKPSKTGRFHSARVNLYLTAAEQVNALYASLDNAKTVRIVL, from the coding sequence TTGGTAGGCAAAAAGACCGATATTCAAAACCCAGAGCTTTGGGAGTTCCCGATGAACTACCCATTAAGCATCATCGGTCATGAAGGCGAGCGTGAGAGTTTGCTTAATGAAGTGAAGCTGATTTTGGGTAGCCAGTTCCCTGATTTTGATTTGGCGTCTATCGAAGTTAAGCCGTCTAAAACAGGTCGTTTTCACTCGGCACGGGTCAATTTGTACCTAACGGCTGCTGAGCAAGTAAATGCGCTTTATGCCTCACTTGATAATGCAAAAACGGTTCGTATTGTTTTATAA
- the rpoD gene encoding RNA polymerase sigma factor RpoD, which produces MNDKSVSKSTSQLATLIQMGKEQGYLTYAEVNDQLPDSITESDQIEDIVQMLTDVGIKIFESAPDADDILMNDDSSDDDMAADEAAAVLASVETEPGRTTDPVRMYMREMGTVDLLTREGEIAIAKRIEEGIRDVQHAMSYWPGTVQFVLDEYQKVQDGEKKLSDVITGFLDPETEEDKIAAQEAKEAAKEERERIKEEKENPPVIKAKVNAKAAALDDDDEDEDDVEDEAEEETSGLDPEEVRLRLEEIEHLFIKAKQALLDYGRGSVQADTAYALLAERFMMLKLNNRLSDQVMAIMHDVYDDVRKQERQIMRLVIRRGRMPREEFRKTFPSNETNVDWLIERIKGKPAFAGTLEKVTDDVILLQRRIRDYEQQLDMKIHDMKDVARRMAVGEAKARRAKKEMVEANLRLVISIAKKYTNRGLQFLDLIQEGNIGLMKAVDKFEYRRGYKFSTYATWWIRQAITRSIADQARTIRIPVHMIETINKINRVSRQLLQEMGREPTPEELGERLEMDEVKVRKVLKIAKEPISMETPIGDDEDSHLGDFIEDGTISSPVDDATAAGLQEATRDVLGNLTEREARVLKMRFGIDMPTDHTLEEVGKQFDVTRERIRQIEAKALRKLRHPSRSEHLRSFLEND; this is translated from the coding sequence ATGAACGATAAGTCAGTTTCTAAGTCCACATCTCAACTGGCCACCTTAATCCAAATGGGCAAAGAGCAAGGGTATCTTACCTACGCTGAGGTGAATGACCAGCTGCCCGACTCTATTACCGAAAGCGATCAGATCGAAGACATTGTGCAAATGCTGACCGATGTCGGTATCAAAATCTTTGAATCAGCTCCTGATGCCGATGACATCTTGATGAACGATGATTCAAGTGATGATGATATGGCAGCAGATGAGGCAGCGGCAGTACTCGCCTCTGTTGAAACTGAGCCTGGTCGTACCACTGACCCTGTACGTATGTATATGCGTGAAATGGGTACGGTTGATCTATTGACTCGCGAAGGCGAAATTGCCATTGCTAAGCGTATCGAAGAAGGTATTCGTGATGTGCAGCATGCCATGTCTTACTGGCCTGGTACCGTACAGTTTGTCCTTGACGAGTATCAAAAAGTACAAGATGGCGAAAAAAAGCTATCTGACGTCATCACTGGTTTCTTAGACCCTGAAACCGAAGAAGATAAAATTGCAGCCCAAGAAGCAAAAGAAGCAGCGAAAGAAGAGCGTGAGCGCATTAAAGAAGAAAAAGAAAACCCACCAGTTATCAAAGCCAAGGTCAATGCGAAAGCAGCCGCGCTTGATGATGACGACGAAGACGAAGATGACGTTGAAGACGAAGCTGAAGAAGAAACCAGCGGTCTTGATCCAGAAGAAGTTCGTTTGCGTCTAGAAGAGATCGAGCATCTATTCATTAAAGCCAAGCAAGCCTTGCTAGATTATGGCCGTGGTAGCGTACAGGCTGATACCGCGTATGCCCTACTTGCTGAACGCTTTATGATGTTGAAGCTAAACAACCGCTTGTCAGATCAGGTCATGGCCATCATGCATGACGTCTATGACGACGTGCGTAAGCAAGAACGTCAGATTATGCGTCTGGTAATTCGCCGTGGTCGTATGCCGCGTGAAGAGTTCCGTAAGACCTTCCCTAGCAATGAGACTAACGTAGATTGGTTGATTGAGCGTATCAAAGGTAAGCCTGCATTTGCTGGTACGCTAGAAAAAGTCACTGATGACGTTATTTTATTACAACGTCGCATTCGTGATTACGAACAGCAGCTCGACATGAAAATCCACGACATGAAAGATGTGGCACGTCGTATGGCAGTTGGTGAAGCAAAAGCTCGCCGCGCGAAAAAAGAAATGGTTGAAGCTAACCTACGTCTGGTTATCTCTATCGCGAAGAAATATACCAACCGTGGCCTACAGTTCTTGGATCTTATCCAAGAAGGTAACATCGGTCTGATGAAAGCCGTTGACAAGTTCGAATATCGTCGTGGTTATAAGTTCTCGACCTATGCTACTTGGTGGATTCGTCAGGCGATTACTCGCTCTATCGCTGACCAAGCGCGCACCATTCGTATTCCTGTGCATATGATTGAGACGATCAACAAGATAAACCGTGTCTCACGTCAATTGCTACAGGAAATGGGTCGCGAGCCAACACCTGAGGAATTAGGCGAACGCTTAGAGATGGACGAAGTTAAAGTCCGTAAAGTGCTGAAGATTGCTAAAGAACCTATCTCTATGGAAACCCCTATCGGTGATGATGAAGATTCGCACCTAGGTGATTTCATAGAAGATGGTACAATCTCAAGTCCTGTGGATGATGCGACGGCTGCTGGCCTGCAAGAAGCGACTCGTGATGTACTCGGTAACCTGACTGAGCGTGAAGCGCGTGTCCTAAAAATGCGTTTCGGTATCGATATGCCAACGGATCATACTCTAGAAGAAGTCGGCAAGCAGTTTGATGTAACGCGTGAGCGTATTCGTCAGATCGAAGCAAAAGCATTACGTAAATTGCGCCATCCATCACGTTCTGAGCACTTGCGCTCTTTCCTTGAAAATGACTAG
- a CDS encoding MarR family winged helix-turn-helix transcriptional regulator, with protein MSNNSLSETLHQLMHTYTNLLLEGIRQQGVELSVTNIRTLKGVCYNPNSTALSISKHMQRDKAQITRALNDLLAAELILKTENPLDGRSQLLQLTPKGEEVMTKLDAAEEWTRQQLTKDLSLVELALFFRVSRTMIDNVGTSKTTDK; from the coding sequence ATGTCTAACAATTCATTGAGCGAAACACTACATCAATTGATGCATACCTATACCAACCTACTGCTCGAAGGCATTCGCCAGCAAGGGGTAGAGTTGTCAGTGACCAATATCAGAACCTTAAAAGGCGTTTGTTATAACCCGAATAGCACTGCGCTATCTATCTCTAAGCATATGCAGCGAGACAAAGCGCAAATCACCCGTGCCTTAAATGACCTTTTAGCAGCTGAGCTAATATTAAAGACAGAAAACCCGCTTGATGGTCGTAGCCAATTACTACAGCTGACCCCTAAAGGTGAAGAGGTTATGACAAAGCTTGATGCAGCAGAGGAATGGACAAGACAGCAATTAACGAAAGATTTAAGCCTCGTAGAGCTTGCGTTATTTTTCCGTGTCAGTCGCACCATGATAGACAACGTTGGCACTAGCAAGACTACCGATAAATAA
- a CDS encoding SulP family inorganic anion transporter: MLNTIKEHWLSNARGDVLAGMVVALALIPEAIAFSIIAGVDPQVGLYASFCIAVVIAFVGGRPAMISAATGAMALLMVTLVKDYGLQYLLAASVLTGVIQIIFGFLKLGNLMKYVSQSVVLGFINALAILIFMSQVPELMPQAGSNLVHVYGLVALGLVIIYGYPYIPKIGKVIPSPLVSIVLVTAIAILLGAEARTINDMGQLPDTLPMFLIPNIPLNLDTLIIIFPYSISLAIVGLLESMMTMTIVDDLTDTKGDRTQECKGQGIANVVSSFFGGMAGCAMIGQSIINVKSGGYTRLSTLVAGVFLLLMVVFLSDWLKIIPMAALVAVMIMVSIGTFNWGSFKELKTKPLQSNVVMITTVAVVVATHNLAYGVLIGVLLSALFFANKIERYMSVHSHMDEAAQTRYYQVDGQVFFSSAERMIDSFDIKESVSKVVIDVSRAHLWDVTAVAAIDKVIIKFRREGTEVELIGLNEASQAMIDNFSVHDKPDAEQSLGAH, translated from the coding sequence ATGTTAAATACAATTAAAGAGCATTGGCTATCCAATGCGCGCGGCGATGTCTTGGCTGGCATGGTCGTCGCTTTGGCGCTTATTCCTGAAGCGATTGCGTTTTCTATCATTGCTGGTGTCGATCCCCAAGTAGGGCTTTATGCCTCATTTTGTATCGCGGTAGTGATTGCGTTTGTCGGTGGTCGTCCAGCGATGATTTCGGCGGCGACTGGTGCGATGGCGTTACTAATGGTAACGCTAGTCAAAGACTATGGATTGCAGTATTTGTTAGCAGCCAGTGTGCTGACAGGTGTTATACAGATTATCTTTGGCTTCTTAAAGCTGGGGAATCTGATGAAATATGTATCGCAATCCGTAGTGCTCGGCTTTATCAATGCCTTGGCTATTTTGATTTTTATGTCGCAGGTTCCTGAGCTGATGCCGCAGGCAGGTTCAAACCTAGTACATGTTTACGGTCTTGTGGCGCTAGGTCTAGTTATTATCTATGGCTATCCATATATTCCAAAGATCGGTAAAGTGATTCCATCGCCATTGGTCAGTATCGTACTGGTCACGGCTATAGCCATCTTATTAGGTGCAGAGGCTCGAACCATCAACGACATGGGTCAGCTGCCTGATACCCTGCCGATGTTTTTGATACCTAATATCCCGTTGAACTTAGATACATTGATTATTATTTTTCCGTATTCTATCAGTTTGGCGATAGTGGGCTTACTTGAGTCTATGATGACCATGACTATCGTAGATGATTTAACTGATACCAAAGGCGACCGTACGCAAGAGTGTAAAGGACAAGGTATTGCCAATGTGGTTAGTAGCTTTTTTGGCGGGATGGCAGGCTGTGCGATGATTGGCCAGTCGATCATCAACGTCAAATCAGGCGGCTATACGCGTCTCTCTACCTTGGTAGCAGGCGTGTTTTTATTACTGATGGTTGTGTTCTTAAGCGATTGGCTAAAGATTATTCCAATGGCCGCATTGGTTGCTGTAATGATTATGGTGTCTATCGGTACTTTTAACTGGGGCTCTTTTAAAGAGCTAAAAACCAAGCCGCTGCAAAGTAATGTGGTCATGATTACGACCGTCGCTGTGGTGGTCGCAACGCATAACTTGGCCTATGGCGTATTGATTGGTGTATTGCTGTCAGCACTGTTCTTTGCCAATAAAATTGAGCGCTATATGAGTGTGCATAGCCACATGGATGAAGCAGCGCAAACGCGTTATTATCAAGTTGATGGCCAAGTATTTTTTTCATCAGCAGAGCGTATGATTGATTCCTTTGATATTAAAGAGTCTGTCTCTAAAGTAGTCATTGACGTGTCGCGCGCGCATTTGTGGGACGTGACAGCAGTCGCTGCCATAGATAAAGTGATTATTAAATTTCGCCGCGAAGGCACTGAGGTAGAGCTCATCGGTTTGAACGAGGCGAGCCAAGCGATGATAGACAATTTCAGTGTGCATGATAAGCCAGATGCTGAGCAAAGCTTAGGCGCGCATTAA